The DNA region GGCTGGGGCCTGACTGCCCAGTTGTACAGCCTGCGCCGTAACGGTGATGGAGGCTTTGGCGATACCGAAGCACTTGAGACGCTGGTGCGCTCTGCCGGAGAGCGTGGCGCTGACGCGCTCGGCATTAGCCCCATCCACGCGATGTTCGCTAATGACCCACACCGCTACAGCCCCTACTCGCCGTCCAGCCGTCTGTTTCTGAACAGCCTGTACGCTTCGCCCGGTGCCATTCTGGGTGAGCGGGCCTGGCGTGACGCCATCGAACAGGCCGGTGTCGGCGCCGAAATGAAACGCCTGGAAACGCTGCAGCTGATTGACTGGCCAGCGGCTGCCAACGCGAAGTGGAAAGCGCTGCACGCACTTTACGAAGCATTCAGCAAAGCGGCTCATCCGTTGCACGAAGACTTCAACAGTTTCCGCCACAGCGGTGGCGAAGCGCTGGAGAATCACTGCCGCTTCGAGGCCCTGCGCGCCGAGTCCACCGAGCTTGGCATCGGCGATAACTGGCACGAATGGCCAGATGAATTCAAGGATCCGCGTGGCAAGGCTGTCGTCGATTTTGCCGCCAGTCACAGCGAGCAGATCAGCTTCCATGCGTTCGCTCAGTGGTTGATCGACCGCAGCCTTAAACGTGCCCAGGATGCCGCCCGCAGCAGTGGCATGCGCATTGGCCTGATCGCCGATCTGGCCGTCGGTGCCGACGGCGCTGGCAGTCAGGCGTGGAGTCGTCAGGACGAGCTGTTGTCAGCCCTGACCGTCGGCGCGCCGCCGGATATCCTCAACCGGGCCGGACAAAGCTGGGGCATTTCGGCTTTTTCGCCGGACGGGCTCAAGCGTAATGGTTTTCGCGCCTTCATCGAGATGCTGCGGGCCAACTTTGCCCACGCCGGCGGTCTGCGTATCGACCACGTCATGGGCCTGCAACGCCTGTGGGTGATCCCGGTGGGATCGCCGCCAAGCGAAGGCGCTTACCTGAATTTCCCTGTGGAAGACATGCTGCGCCTGCTCAGCCTTGAATCATGGCGACACAAGGCCATCGTATTGGGTGAAGACCTCGGTACCGTGCCTGAGGGCCTGAGCGACAAGCTCAGCGCACGCGCGATTCTTGGCATGCGCGTTCTGTTGTTCGAACAGAACAACGGTCAGTTCAAACCGATCCTTGACTGGTCCGATCAGGCGCTGGCGACTACCAGCACGCACGATCTGCCGACACTGGCTGGCTGGATCAGCGAGCTGGACATCGAATGGAACGCCCGTCTGGATCACATCGACGAACAACGCGAAGCGCAGTGGCGTGAAGAGCGCGTGCGCGAGTATCACAGCCTGCGACGCGCCCTGAGCCAGAATATCGAAGACCTGCCTGCCGACAGCGAAGACCCGGAGCAGATCATCGACGCCAGCGTCCGTTACCTCGGCCTGACTCGCGCGCCGCTGGTATTGCTGCCCATCGAAGATGCGCTGGGTGTCGAGGAGCAGGCCAACCTGCCCGGCACCATAGACAGCCACCCGAACTGGCGCAGACGCCTGCCCGGTGAGGCTGCCACCTTGCTTGATAACCCACATGCTGCTCGACGACTGGAATTGCTCTCCCAATCCCGGCTGCAAGCTGCGGAGCGTGACCGATGAGCCGTCCATTACAACCTTTGCGCGCTACCCAGCGCCTGCAATTTCATAAAGACTTCACGCTGGACGACGCTGTACCCCTGGTGCCCTACTTCGCCAGCCTGGGTATCAGCCATATCTACGCATCGCCGTTGCTGAAGGCACGTGCGGGCTCCATGCACGGCTACGATGTAGTGGACCCGACCGTCATCAACCCCGAGCTGGGCGGTGAACCTGCCCTGCTGCGCCTGGTTGCGACCCTGCGCGAACACGGCATGGGCCTGATTCTGGACATCGTGTCCAATCACATGGCGGTGGGTGGCGCGGACAACCCGTGGTGGCTGGACCTGCTGGAGTGGGGTCGTCGCAGTCCTTACGCCGACTTCTTCGATATCCAGTGGAATTCGCCCGATCCGCTGCTGGAAGGTCAACTGTTGCTGCCGTTTCTGAGCAGCGATTACGGCACGGTCTTGCAGGCTGGAGAGATCCCGCTGCGCTTCAATGCTGATCAGGGCTCGTTCTACATCGAGCACTATCAGCATCATTTTCCGATCTGCCCCCTGACCTACGGCACGCTGTTGCAGTCGACCGATGACGCGCAGTTGAAAGAGCTGGCGCAGCGTTTCAAGGCCTTGGCCGACTACCCGCAAGCCTACGAACGCGCGCGTCAGGCCAAGGCTGAACTGGCCGAGCTGGCGAAAGACTCACAGGCCCGCAAGGCCATCGACCAGTTGCTTGCGCAGTTCGACTCCAGCGACGCGGAAGGCTTTCAGCGTCTGCACCAGTTGCTCGAGCGCCAGCACTACCGTCTGGCCAGCTGGCGTACCGCAGGGGATGACATCAACTGGCGGCGCTTTTTCGACATCAATGAACTGGGCGGCTTGCGTGTCGAGCTGCCACACGTGTTCGAAGCCACTCACGGCAAGATTTTCCAGTTGGTTGCAGATGGCCTGGTGGACGGTCTGCGCATCGACCACATCGATGGCCTGGCAGACCCGCGCGGCTATGGTCGCAAGCTGCACCGCCGGGTCATGAGCCTGCTCCGGCTGCGCCCTGCCGACGCGCAAATCGAACACCTGCCGATCTTCGTCGAGAAGATTCTTGGTCCTGATGAGCCACTGCGCGAAGACTGGAGCGTGGACGGCACCACCGGCTACGAATTCATGAATCAGGTGTCGCTCCTGCAACATGACCCCAAAGGCAAAGAGCCACTGGGTGAGCTGTGGAGTCGCCTGAGTGAGCGGACCGCCGACTTCGACCAGGAAGTGCTGATCGCTCGTGATCTGGTCCTGCACGGTACCCTGGCGGGCGATTTCGAAAATGTTGCGCAGTCCTTGCTGCAAGTGGCGCGCAGTGACTTGATGAGCCGCGACCTGACACTGGGTGCTATCCGCCGCGCATTGTTGGCGCTGGTGGTGAATTTCCCGATCTACCGTACCTACATTTCGGTGTGCGGCCGATCGGCGCAGGACGATCGTTACTTTCAGCAGGCCATGGAAGGGGCGCGTACCACGCTGAGTGAAGGCGACTGGCCGGTGCTGGATTATCTGGCCCGCTGGCTGGGTGGCGAAACGTGGCGTCAACTGCCGCGCGGACACCTGCGCAAGCTGTACAAGAACGCCTGCGTGCGCTTCCAGCAATTGACCTCCCCGGTCGCCGCCAAGTCGGTCGAAGACACCTCGTTCTATCGCTCCGCAGTGCTGCTGTCGCGCAATGACGTGGGCTTTCACCCGCAGCATTTCAGTGCGCCGGTCGAAGACTTTCATCAGGTCTGCCTGCAACGTCTGGAAAAGTTTCCTGACAACCTGCTGACCACTGCGACTCACGACCACAAGCGTGGCGAAGACACGCGCACGCGTCTTGCTGTACTCAGCGAATGCGCGCCGTGGTATGCCGAACAGGTGGAACGCTGGCGGCAATTGGCGATACCGTTGAAGGGCGAGGAATCGGCCATCAGCGCCGGTGACGAACTGATGCTCTATCAGGCCTTGCTGGGCAGCTGGCCTTTGAATCTCGAAGGTGAAGAGGCCCATGAAGCGTATGCCAAACGCATGGTCCAGTGGCAGGAAAAGGCCCTGCGCGAGGCCAAGTTGCAAAGCAGCTGGAGCGCGCCCAATCAGCCTTACGAAACGGCCTGCCGCGAATTCCTGCAACGTCTGTTGATGGCTCCGGAGGCGCTGGCGCTGCGCCAGTCCCTTAGCGCTACTGCCAACCGTATCGCCACCGCAGGCGCGCTCAACAGCCTGGCGCAAACCTTGCTACGCTTGACTGTGCCCGGTGTCCCTGATCTGTATCAGGGCACCGAGTTCTGGGATTTCAGTCTGGTGGATCCGGACAACCGCCGGCCAGTGGATTACGCAGCCCGTCAGAAGTCGCTGGCAGAAGAAACCAGCGTTGACGATCTGTTAAGCCGCTGGCAGGACGGCCGAATCAAACAGGCGCTGATTGCCAAGGTGTTGAACCTGCGGGCGACACATCCCGAGCTGTTCAGCGAAGGGGAATATATCCCGCTGGAAATAAAGGGCAGTCATGCCGGACAGGTAATGGCCTTTGCCCGGGTCACGCAAGGAGTGCGCGCGATCATCGTAGTCCCACGCATAAGCAGTGAACTATTGGGCACTGCACAAACTCCATTGATTAACGCTGCCAATTGGGGCGACACGCAGATTATCGTGCCTTTTGCCGATTCTGGTTCAGACTGGAAAGGCCTCTTTTCTGACGTTGTCGTTATAAATGACCGGGAACTTCCCCTCAGCACCGTGCTTGAGAAATTTTCCGTCAATATGCTTATTCAAACTACGTAATACCTGGGAGTGTCGAGATGAGTGCCGACGAAAAACGAATTCGCGATTTTGCTTATCAAATCTGGGAATCGGAAGGCAAGCCTTCCGGTCACGACGAGCGTCATTGGGAGATGGCACGCAAGCTGGCAGAAGCCGAGGCGCTGGCTCCGAACAAGGCCAACGTGCGCAAGTCGACCAAACCCAAGCTGCCTGAAGTAGACAGCGCCAAGGCTCCGGCCAAGGGTGCTGCCAAATCGGAAGCGAAGGCCGCTCCTGCGCCCAAGCCTGCCGCCGCGAAGCCAAAGCCAGCGGCCGCAAAACCGGCAGCCAAGCCAGCTCCCAAGCCCAAGGCCGCAGCAGGTTCGGCGCCCGCTGACGCTCCTGCCAAGCCTGCCGCGAAGAAACCACGCAAGCCATCGGCTGATTGAAACTCTTCGCACGATACGCCAGTCCATTGGTGCAGGCCTGCTCGGAACATTGATGTCAGGCTTGCGTCACACCCACACTCTATCGTCAATATCGAAGCCTCCGGGCTTCGGTAGCGGTCTTGGCCGCTCAGAAAATCATCAGACGTCAGGAAGGCACCATGAATACGAAGTCCACACCAGCGGCGGAAGAAAGTTCGGCCACGCATGATAACCCTGCCAGTACCCCGACACGCATTCGCGAAGGACTTCCCTTTCCACTCGGTGCCAGCTGGGATGGCCTGGGCGTCAACTTCGCGCTGTTTTCGGCGAACGCCACCAAGGTGGAACTGTGCCTGTTCGACTCGACCGGCGAAGTGGAACTGGAGCGCATCGAGCTTCCGGAATACACCGACGAGATCTACCACGGCTATCTGCCCGACGCGCATCCCGGCCTGATCTACGGCTACCGTGTGTACGGCCCGTACGATCCGAAGAACGGCCACCGTTTCAACCACAACAAGCTGCTGATCGACCCGTACGCCAAGCAATTGGTCGGCGAACTGAAATGGTCGGAAGCCCTGTTCGGTTACACGATTGGCCACGCTGATGGCGACCTTAGCTTCGACGAACGCGACAGCGCTCCGTTCGTACCGAAAAGCAAAGTGATCGATGAGGCCTACACTTGGGGCCGCGACCAGCGCGTGGGTACGCCTTGGGACAAGACCATTTTCTACGAGACCCACGTGCGCGGCATTACCATGCGCCACCCCGAGGTTGCTGAAGAGCTGCGCGGCACATTTGCCGGTCTGGGATCAGCGCCGGTCGTCGAGCACATCCGCAAACTGGGCGTGACCTCGGTCGAGCTGTTGCCGATCCATGCGTTCGTCAACGACCAGCACCTGCTGCAAAAAGGCATGACCAACTACTGGGGCTACAACAGTATTGCGTTCTTCGCCCCGGACCCGCGTTACCTGGCCAGCGGCAAGATTGCCGAGTTCAAGGAAATGGTCGCGCACCTGCACCATGCCGGGCTGGAGGTCATTCTCGATGTGGTCTACAACCACACCGCCGAAGGCAACGAGCTGGGCCCTACCCTGTCCATGCGGGGTATCGACAACGCCTCCTATTACAGGCTGATGCCCGACGACAAGCGTTACTACATCAACGACTCCGGCACAGGCAACACCCTCGACCTGAGCCATCCGTGCGTTCTGCAGATGGTCACCGATTCGCTGCGCTACTGGGCCTCGGAAATGCACGTCGACGGTTTCCGCTTTGACCTGGCAACCATCCTCGGTCGCTACCATGACGGTTTCGACGAGCGTCACAGCTTCCTGGTCGCCTGCCGTCAGGACCCGATTCTGCGTCAGGTCAAGCTGGTTGCCGAGCCTTGGGACTGCGGTCCGGGTGGCTATCAGGTCGGTGGCTTCCCACCGGGCTGGATGGAATGGAACGACAAGTTCCGCGACACCGTGCGGGCCTTCTGGAAAGGCGACGAAGGCCAACTGGCCGACTTCGCTGCGCGCATGACGGCGTCCGGCAACATGTTCAACCAGCGCGGTCGTCGCCCTCAGGCTTCGGTGAATTTTATCACTGCGCACGATGGCTTCACGCTGCACGACCTTGTGTCGTACAACGACAAGCACAACGAAGCGAACGACGAAAACAATCAGGACGGCAGCAACAACAACCTGTCCTGGAACCACGGCGTTGAAGGTCCGACCGAAGATCCGGAAATCAATACCCTGCGTCTGCGCCAGATGCGCAACTTCTTCGCCACGCTGCTGCTGGCACAAGGCACACCGATGATCGTGGCCGGTGACGAGTTCGCCCGCACTCAGCACGGTAACAACAACGCCTATTGCCAGGACAGCGAGATTGGCTGGATCAACTGGGATCTGGACGAAGACGGCGAGGCGCTGCTCAAGTTCGTGACCCGCGTGATCAAGCTGCGTCAGACCTACCCGATTCTGCGTCGCAGTCGCTTCCTGGTGGGCGATTACAACGAAGAAATCGGCGTGAAGGACGTCACCTGGCTTGCGCCGAACGGCGAAGAAATGAGTGTCGAGCAATGGCACGATGCCAATGGCCGTTGCCTGGGCATGCTGATGGATGGTCGCGCACAGGAAACCGGTATCCGCCGTCCTGGTGCAGACGCCACCTTGCTGCTGGTGGTCAACGCTCATCACGACGGCGTCAACTTCACGCTGCCGGAAGTGCCTGAAGGCACGCATTACGAGTGCCTGATCGATACCAATCAGGACGATGCGCGCAGCAAGGAGCAGTTTGCATTCGGTTCGGAATACACCGTTACCCCGCGCTCACTGTTGCTGTTCGAACTCAAGCGTGAAGATCAGCGATGACCGATGCCTTGAGTGAGTTTCTCGACTGGCGCAGGCAGGGCTATGCCGACACGCGTGCGCTGGGCGAGTGCTTGCAGGCACTGGTGATTGAAGGACTGGATCAGCTTCCCCTGCCTGCCGGTGGTCAGACACTTGAGCGCTGGCAGGCGCTGGCCTGCGTCGCAGGCCACGACCTGGGGTTGTGCAAGTTATACGAGGGGCACACCGACGCCTTGGCGATCATGGCGGAACTGGGTGCCCCGCCCCCCGAACAATTCAGTACCTGGGGCATGTGGGCGGCAGAGCCACCACAGGCACGGGTCACGCTCAGCGGCACCGGCGATTCGCTTCGCCTGGATGGTCGCAAAGCCTGGTGTTCCGGCGCGTCGGCAGTGAGCCACGCCCTGATCACCGTATGGGATGAGCAACAGCGTCAACAACTGGTAGCCGTACGCCTCGATCAACCGGGGGTACGTATCACCAATGATGGCTGGCGAGCGGTTGGCATGGGCGCCACCGGCAGCGTCGAAGTCATCTTCGAGCGGGCCAGCGCGGAGCGGGTCGGCGAGCCGGACGGTTATCTGAATCGGCCGGGCTTCTGGCAAGGCGGCATCGGCATCGCCGCCTGCTGGTTTGGCGCATCGCGCTCCATCGCGCAGCGCCTCCTGCAACAGGCCGGCAAACGCGACGAACCCCATGCGCTTGCTCATCTGGGCGCAGTGGACGTTGCCCTGTATGCCGCGGCCGAGGTACTCCGCGCCGCCGCCGTGCACCTGGACAACGCCCCCACCGAGAATGCGGAAGTGATTGCGCGGCGCTGCAGAGCCTTCATCGAGCAGGCAGCTGATCAGGTCATTCAGCATGTCGGTCGCGCAGTGGGCGCTGGCCCCTATTGCAAGGATGCACATTTCGCCCGATTGATCGCCGATTTGCCTGTTTTTCTGCGCCAGAGCCATGCCGAGCGGGATCTGGCCGCGCTGGGGCAGTTGACCGGCAAACGGCTTGAAACGTCACAGGCGTGGTCGCTATGAGAGCGTATTCGACATGAGTGAAGCCTTTGTAGTGAGCGAAGACGAAGCAGGCCAAGGCACTCCCCTGGCTGCCTGGAATGCCTCTAGCAAGTTGCGGGGCCTGCCGGCAATCACTGCCGACCTGTTGGTGCCGCCCAATTGCAGGGCGGTGATTATTGCACCGCACCCGGATGACGAAGTACTGGGCTGTGGCGGCCTGATGAGTCAACTGGCTCAGCTGGAACGCCACCTGCTGTTGATTTCGGTCACCGATGGCACCGCCAGCCATCCGGGTTCGGCGCTCTGGCCTGTCGAGCGGCTGTCCGATATCCGCCCCCAGGAAAGCGCTGAGGCGCTGAGCCGTCTCGACATCTCTTTAGAGCGCCTGGAATGGGTGCGTGGCGGCTTTCAGGATGGCGACGTCGGCGCACAGGAAGACCGGCTGGTCGAATTTCTCGAACAGCACCTGGGGCCGACCGATGTGGTGTTTGCCACGTGGTCGGGTGACGGCCACGGTGACCACGAGGCCGTTGGCCGCGCCAGTGCGAAGGCCTGTGCCATCACTGGCGCACAACTTCATGAAGTGCCGATCTGGGCCTGGCACTGGGCCGATCCCGAAGACCCGCGCCTGCCTTGGGAACGTGCGCGCAAGCTGCTGCTCGACCCGATGACGCTCGCCCGTAAACGCCATGCCGCGCAGGCGTTCACCAGCCAGTTGCAAGGTGATCCGGCTGTGGGGCTCTCTCCGGTATTGCCTGCCAGTGTTCTGGAACGGCTGATGCAGCCGTTTGAAGTGGTGTTCACATGAGTGTTGCGGACAGCTACTTCGACGAGCTCTTCAGCAACGATAACGATCCGTGGGCGTTCAAAAAACGCTGGTATGAACGCC from Pseudomonas syringae includes:
- the malQ gene encoding 4-alpha-glucanotransferase; this encodes MNNEQLERLATAAGLSVHWVDANARPQTVSPDVLRKVLEALGFSAENGEAIDASLQRLQVERHAASAPPLLTVELDSNLDLSAWFAPETPFTLHLEDGSSLDARMTAAGELPALAPPGYQQLEIAGQHLTIAVAPKTCFSMAMATDAEVPRGWGLTAQLYSLRRNGDGGFGDTEALETLVRSAGERGADALGISPIHAMFANDPHRYSPYSPSSRLFLNSLYASPGAILGERAWRDAIEQAGVGAEMKRLETLQLIDWPAAANAKWKALHALYEAFSKAAHPLHEDFNSFRHSGGEALENHCRFEALRAESTELGIGDNWHEWPDEFKDPRGKAVVDFAASHSEQISFHAFAQWLIDRSLKRAQDAARSSGMRIGLIADLAVGADGAGSQAWSRQDELLSALTVGAPPDILNRAGQSWGISAFSPDGLKRNGFRAFIEMLRANFAHAGGLRIDHVMGLQRLWVIPVGSPPSEGAYLNFPVEDMLRLLSLESWRHKAIVLGEDLGTVPEGLSDKLSARAILGMRVLLFEQNNGQFKPILDWSDQALATTSTHDLPTLAGWISELDIEWNARLDHIDEQREAQWREERVREYHSLRRALSQNIEDLPADSEDPEQIIDASVRYLGLTRAPLVLLPIEDALGVEEQANLPGTIDSHPNWRRRLPGEAATLLDNPHAARRLELLSQSRLQAAERDR
- a CDS encoding malto-oligosyltrehalose synthase; this encodes MSRPLQPLRATQRLQFHKDFTLDDAVPLVPYFASLGISHIYASPLLKARAGSMHGYDVVDPTVINPELGGEPALLRLVATLREHGMGLILDIVSNHMAVGGADNPWWLDLLEWGRRSPYADFFDIQWNSPDPLLEGQLLLPFLSSDYGTVLQAGEIPLRFNADQGSFYIEHYQHHFPICPLTYGTLLQSTDDAQLKELAQRFKALADYPQAYERARQAKAELAELAKDSQARKAIDQLLAQFDSSDAEGFQRLHQLLERQHYRLASWRTAGDDINWRRFFDINELGGLRVELPHVFEATHGKIFQLVADGLVDGLRIDHIDGLADPRGYGRKLHRRVMSLLRLRPADAQIEHLPIFVEKILGPDEPLREDWSVDGTTGYEFMNQVSLLQHDPKGKEPLGELWSRLSERTADFDQEVLIARDLVLHGTLAGDFENVAQSLLQVARSDLMSRDLTLGAIRRALLALVVNFPIYRTYISVCGRSAQDDRYFQQAMEGARTTLSEGDWPVLDYLARWLGGETWRQLPRGHLRKLYKNACVRFQQLTSPVAAKSVEDTSFYRSAVLLSRNDVGFHPQHFSAPVEDFHQVCLQRLEKFPDNLLTTATHDHKRGEDTRTRLAVLSECAPWYAEQVERWRQLAIPLKGEESAISAGDELMLYQALLGSWPLNLEGEEAHEAYAKRMVQWQEKALREAKLQSSWSAPNQPYETACREFLQRLLMAPEALALRQSLSATANRIATAGALNSLAQTLLRLTVPGVPDLYQGTEFWDFSLVDPDNRRPVDYAARQKSLAEETSVDDLLSRWQDGRIKQALIAKVLNLRATHPELFSEGEYIPLEIKGSHAGQVMAFARVTQGVRAIIVVPRISSELLGTAQTPLINAANWGDTQIIVPFADSGSDWKGLFSDVVVINDRELPLSTVLEKFSVNMLIQTT
- a CDS encoding DUF2934 domain-containing protein; translation: MSADEKRIRDFAYQIWESEGKPSGHDERHWEMARKLAEAEALAPNKANVRKSTKPKLPEVDSAKAPAKGAAKSEAKAAPAPKPAAAKPKPAAAKPAAKPAPKPKAAAGSAPADAPAKPAAKKPRKPSAD
- the glgX gene encoding glycogen debranching protein GlgX, with product MNTKSTPAAEESSATHDNPASTPTRIREGLPFPLGASWDGLGVNFALFSANATKVELCLFDSTGEVELERIELPEYTDEIYHGYLPDAHPGLIYGYRVYGPYDPKNGHRFNHNKLLIDPYAKQLVGELKWSEALFGYTIGHADGDLSFDERDSAPFVPKSKVIDEAYTWGRDQRVGTPWDKTIFYETHVRGITMRHPEVAEELRGTFAGLGSAPVVEHIRKLGVTSVELLPIHAFVNDQHLLQKGMTNYWGYNSIAFFAPDPRYLASGKIAEFKEMVAHLHHAGLEVILDVVYNHTAEGNELGPTLSMRGIDNASYYRLMPDDKRYYINDSGTGNTLDLSHPCVLQMVTDSLRYWASEMHVDGFRFDLATILGRYHDGFDERHSFLVACRQDPILRQVKLVAEPWDCGPGGYQVGGFPPGWMEWNDKFRDTVRAFWKGDEGQLADFAARMTASGNMFNQRGRRPQASVNFITAHDGFTLHDLVSYNDKHNEANDENNQDGSNNNLSWNHGVEGPTEDPEINTLRLRQMRNFFATLLLAQGTPMIVAGDEFARTQHGNNNAYCQDSEIGWINWDLDEDGEALLKFVTRVIKLRQTYPILRRSRFLVGDYNEEIGVKDVTWLAPNGEEMSVEQWHDANGRCLGMLMDGRAQETGIRRPGADATLLLVVNAHHDGVNFTLPEVPEGTHYECLIDTNQDDARSKEQFAFGSEYTVTPRSLLLFELKREDQR
- a CDS encoding acyl-CoA dehydrogenase — protein: MTDALSEFLDWRRQGYADTRALGECLQALVIEGLDQLPLPAGGQTLERWQALACVAGHDLGLCKLYEGHTDALAIMAELGAPPPEQFSTWGMWAAEPPQARVTLSGTGDSLRLDGRKAWCSGASAVSHALITVWDEQQRQQLVAVRLDQPGVRITNDGWRAVGMGATGSVEVIFERASAERVGEPDGYLNRPGFWQGGIGIAACWFGASRSIAQRLLQQAGKRDEPHALAHLGAVDVALYAAAEVLRAAAVHLDNAPTENAEVIARRCRAFIEQAADQVIQHVGRAVGAGPYCKDAHFARLIADLPVFLRQSHAERDLAALGQLTGKRLETSQAWSL
- a CDS encoding PIG-L deacetylase family protein, yielding MSEAFVVSEDEAGQGTPLAAWNASSKLRGLPAITADLLVPPNCRAVIIAPHPDDEVLGCGGLMSQLAQLERHLLLISVTDGTASHPGSALWPVERLSDIRPQESAEALSRLDISLERLEWVRGGFQDGDVGAQEDRLVEFLEQHLGPTDVVFATWSGDGHGDHEAVGRASAKACAITGAQLHEVPIWAWHWADPEDPRLPWERARKLLLDPMTLARKRHAAQAFTSQLQGDPAVGLSPVLPASVLERLMQPFEVVFT